In one Caloranaerobacter sp. TR13 genomic region, the following are encoded:
- a CDS encoding DUF5320 domain-containing protein produces MPKGDRTGPIGAGPMTGRKMGYCAGNDAPGYISAGYGRGYGRGFGKGLGRGCGRGFGRGYGRGFGFGWRTMFYDAPSKEELKGYINEEVKFLKSQLDSLEKRLKELDGKEEA; encoded by the coding sequence ATGCCAAAAGGTGATAGAACAGGTCCAATAGGAGCAGGACCAATGACTGGAAGAAAAATGGGTTATTGTGCAGGAAATGATGCTCCAGGATATATAAGTGCAGGATACGGAAGAGGTTATGGTAGAGGATTTGGCAAAGGATTAGGTAGAGGTTGCGGAAGAGGATTCGGCAGAGGATACGGAAGAGGCTTTGGCTTTGGATGGAGAACTATGTTTTATGATGCACCATCAAAAGAAGAATTAAAGGGATATATAAATGAAGAAGTAAAATTTCTTAAAAGCCAATTAGATAGTCTAGAAAAAAGATTAAAAGAACTTGACGGAAAAGAAGAAGCCTAG
- a CDS encoding DMT family transporter has protein sequence MERLLTAKKDNSKYIAYLELTFVSFMWGISTILLKMYINKIPPFHLLLGRFFIASLTLFLFSPKKILKIEKEDLKIGFVLGLLIFAVYGLYILGLERTSASKSGFLAALSVLFIPIFQAFMKKRMPTFWTIICIVSSILGLYLISGMNGGNLNFGDILVIGCAFVYTIYIIILDKYGNDKDNHILSFIQLLIVTISSLFFSIFSEGLNLTLLIKNIIVIIIIGVFGTGLTMYLQTKAQKVASPESVGIILLGEPLFTLILAYIFIHETILLRGLIGSGLIIMSLVIAIIKKV, from the coding sequence ATGGAGAGATTGTTAACAGCAAAAAAAGATAATTCAAAATATATAGCTTACTTAGAGCTAACATTTGTCTCATTTATGTGGGGAATTAGTACAATTCTTTTAAAAATGTATATAAATAAAATACCTCCGTTCCATTTATTATTAGGAAGGTTTTTTATTGCTTCATTAACTTTATTTCTATTCTCTCCTAAAAAAATTTTAAAAATAGAAAAAGAAGATTTGAAAATTGGGTTTGTTTTAGGGCTTCTAATTTTCGCTGTGTATGGTTTATATATATTAGGTCTTGAACGTACAAGTGCTTCAAAGTCTGGTTTCTTAGCAGCATTGTCTGTATTATTTATACCAATATTCCAAGCTTTTATGAAGAAACGTATGCCTACATTTTGGACTATCATTTGTATAGTATCTTCTATTTTGGGGCTTTATTTAATATCAGGTATGAATGGCGGTAATTTGAATTTTGGTGATATTCTTGTTATAGGTTGTGCCTTTGTCTACACTATTTACATTATCATATTGGATAAATACGGTAATGATAAAGATAATCACATTCTTTCATTTATACAATTACTAATTGTTACAATATCTAGTCTGTTTTTCAGTATTTTTTCTGAAGGTCTTAATCTTACTTTATTAATAAAAAATATTATTGTAATTATTATAATCGGTGTATTCGGCACAGGACTAACTATGTATCTTCAAACAAAAGCTCAGAAAGTTGCAAGTCCTGAAAGTGTAGGAATTATCCTTTTAGGAGAGCCTTTATTTACGTTAATTCTTGCATATATCTTTATCCATGAAACAATTTTATTAAGAGGACTCATTGGAAGTGGACTTATAATAATGTCTTTAGTTATAGCTATTATTAAAAAAGTATAA
- a CDS encoding helix-turn-helix domain-containing protein: MKDIELLSPGQRLKRIRKILDVKQEELAGEKFSKNYISMFENDKRKINIINAIYLSDKINKLAKQKGIDIDVSASLFLKTEKDMAKDKCLEGITYVESRKNISVYEINSCLYNVILLSNKYNLDEYKAKALFLKAENELLRSHFSCATTLFLESIIYYSKIEDYVSISDVYKYVGIILYNEGNFNEGLIYLNLAESMLVRSKEIDNSRMEDIKYRKALMFYKLGQYEMASSIIQKISNINDKLLELSNKINSFIAS; this comes from the coding sequence ATGAAAGATATTGAATTGTTAAGTCCAGGACAGAGACTGAAGAGGATTAGAAAAATTTTAGATGTTAAGCAGGAAGAACTGGCGGGGGAGAAATTTTCTAAAAATTACATTTCTATGTTTGAAAACGATAAAAGAAAAATAAACATAATTAATGCAATTTATCTTTCGGATAAGATTAATAAGTTAGCTAAACAAAAAGGCATTGATATAGATGTAAGTGCTTCTTTGTTTCTGAAAACTGAAAAAGATATGGCTAAGGATAAGTGTTTAGAGGGGATTACATATGTTGAATCAAGAAAAAATATAAGTGTTTATGAAATAAATTCATGTTTATATAACGTTATACTATTGTCAAACAAATATAATTTAGATGAATATAAAGCTAAAGCATTATTTTTAAAAGCCGAAAATGAGCTTTTAAGAAGTCATTTTAGTTGTGCTACTACATTGTTTTTAGAGTCAATAATTTATTATTCTAAAATAGAAGATTATGTATCTATTTCTGATGTATATAAATATGTAGGAATAATATTATATAACGAAGGTAACTTTAATGAAGGATTAATTTACTTAAATTTGGCAGAAAGTATGCTAGTTAGGAGTAAAGAGATAGATAACTCAAGAATGGAAGATATTAAATATCGTAAAGCTCTTATGTTCTATAAATTAGGACAATATGAAATGGCTAGTAGTATTATACAAAAAATAAGTAATATAAATGACAAATTATTAGAACTATCAAACAAGATAAACAGTTTTATAGCTAGTTAA
- a CDS encoding P-II family nitrogen regulator — protein sequence MYALFVVINEIYKLDAILERFFEIGVGATVIDSVGMGKVLLQHNVEVPIFSSIRRMIEGNRPYNKTIISVIRDEEKLRKAIQAINEELDYINNPGIGFVFVVPVSECYGFGIEKNKA from the coding sequence TTGTACGCTTTATTTGTTGTTATAAATGAAATATATAAACTTGATGCAATTCTTGAAAGATTTTTCGAAATAGGAGTAGGTGCTACTGTAATCGATAGCGTTGGTATGGGGAAAGTGCTTCTTCAACACAATGTGGAAGTTCCTATTTTCTCAAGCATTAGAAGAATGATAGAAGGTAATAGACCTTACAACAAAACTATTATAAGTGTTATCAGAGATGAAGAAAAATTAAGAAAAGCGATACAAGCTATAAATGAGGAATTAGACTATATAAATAATCCTGGAATAGGTTTCGTATTTGTTGTTCCCGTATCAGAATGTTACGGTTTTGGTATAGAAAAAAATAAAGCATAA
- a CDS encoding cation:proton antiporter, whose protein sequence is MNPFMSLGIALVLGILFGQLMNKYKIPAVAGYIIAGLIVGKSGLNIVNSEMIEKLSFLSDLALGIIAFNIGSELKIPVIKKLGKPIFIIAACESMGAFILVTSIMLLLKQGIGTALILGAVSSATAPAATVMVLKEYNAKGPLTSTLLGVVAVDDAICLMIYAVASSISKVFIKHEVVTVYKVLVHPITEIVLSLLAGCIAGILLAYLIKISKKENEMLPFTTGVIILLIGVALKYNLSPLLSAMTLGIIVANISSNSRRAFSSIEMFSPPIIAAFFTLAGSRLDIALLPHIGLIGIAYLVFRILGKVLGASIGGMVSKAPLSVRKYLGFGLLSQVGVAVGLAIIVSREFPGTQLGSIVITILLATTIITEIIGPIATKNAIIKAKECNV, encoded by the coding sequence ATGAATCCTTTTATGAGCCTAGGTATTGCACTAGTTTTAGGTATATTATTTGGACAACTTATGAACAAATATAAAATTCCTGCTGTTGCTGGATATATAATAGCAGGGCTTATAGTCGGAAAGTCTGGCTTAAATATTGTAAATAGTGAAATGATAGAAAAGTTGTCTTTTTTAAGCGACCTTGCATTAGGTATAATCGCATTTAACATAGGAAGCGAACTGAAAATACCTGTAATAAAAAAACTAGGCAAACCAATTTTTATAATAGCTGCTTGTGAATCAATGGGGGCATTTATACTCGTAACTTCAATAATGCTTCTATTAAAACAGGGGATCGGTACAGCACTAATATTAGGAGCAGTATCTTCAGCAACTGCACCTGCTGCAACAGTTATGGTATTAAAAGAATACAATGCAAAGGGACCTTTGACAAGTACCCTTTTGGGCGTAGTAGCAGTTGACGATGCAATATGTCTAATGATTTATGCAGTGGCTTCTTCAATCTCAAAAGTATTTATCAAACATGAAGTTGTTACAGTTTATAAAGTTTTAGTTCATCCAATTACTGAAATAGTTTTATCATTACTAGCAGGCTGCATAGCAGGTATACTTTTAGCTTATCTAATTAAGATATCTAAAAAAGAAAATGAAATGTTGCCATTCACAACAGGAGTTATCATATTGCTTATAGGAGTTGCTTTAAAATACAATCTATCTCCATTATTATCAGCAATGACACTTGGTATTATAGTTGCTAATATTTCTTCTAATAGCAGAAGAGCATTCTCTTCAATCGAGATGTTTTCACCACCTATAATAGCGGCATTCTTTACACTTGCTGGTTCAAGACTTGATATTGCTTTATTACCACACATAGGTTTAATTGGTATTGCATATCTTGTATTTAGAATCTTAGGAAAAGTGTTAGGTGCTTCAATTGGTGGTATGGTATCAAAAGCTCCTCTTAGTGTAAGAAAATATCTAGGTTTTGGACTTTTATCTCAAGTAGGGGTAGCAGTAGGTTTAGCAATTATAGTAAGCAGAGAGTTCCCTGGAACTCAACTAGGTTCTATTGTAATTACAATACTTCTAGCTACAACAATTATTACAGAAATTATAGGACCTATTGCAACCAAAAATGCTATAATAAAAGCTAAGGAGTGTAATGTCTAA
- a CDS encoding methyl-accepting chemotaxis protein: MKIAIVGAGNGGTAILKSLSKIEEISIEIIVDTNLNAPGILLAKELGIRYSNSIDDINCNVLDMIIEATGVEKVSMLLNQKFGGSCKIIDSKGAYLIMTLVEREVKTLEKLNSQMSVIADTSSVVQKQLEDITSSVKSIHDVSENLLNTAEVSNKYIEESDKIVSYVNKIAQQIKILGLNANIEAARAGEHGRGFSVVANEIQKLANSSETFAKEINEMLIKLANEIRKINVEIDSLKKLSQVQLDASETVSVAVERLKSETMDYKM, encoded by the coding sequence TTGAAAATTGCAATAGTTGGAGCTGGTAATGGTGGAACAGCTATTCTAAAGTCGCTATCAAAAATCGAAGAAATAAGTATCGAAATAATTGTTGATACCAATTTAAATGCACCTGGTATTTTATTAGCTAAAGAATTAGGTATAAGATATTCTAATTCAATAGACGATATAAACTGCAATGTTTTGGATATGATTATTGAAGCAACTGGTGTTGAAAAAGTATCAATGCTATTAAATCAGAAGTTTGGTGGTAGTTGCAAGATAATTGATTCTAAAGGTGCATACCTTATAATGACATTGGTAGAAAGAGAAGTAAAAACTTTAGAAAAGCTAAATTCACAAATGTCAGTAATTGCTGATACTTCTTCAGTAGTTCAAAAACAATTAGAAGACATAACATCTTCAGTAAAAAGCATACATGATGTTAGCGAAAACTTATTAAATACAGCTGAGGTGTCAAATAAGTACATAGAAGAAAGTGATAAAATAGTAAGTTATGTTAATAAAATAGCTCAACAAATCAAAATTCTAGGTCTAAATGCAAATATTGAAGCAGCAAGAGCAGGAGAACACGGAAGAGGTTTCTCTGTTGTAGCTAATGAAATCCAAAAGCTTGCTAATAGCAGTGAAACTTTTGCTAAAGAAATAAATGAAATGCTGATTAAACTAGCTAATGAAATAAGAAAAATTAATGTAGAAATAGATAGCCTTAAAAAACTTTCACAAGTTCAATTAGATGCTTCAGAAACTGTAAGTGTAGCTGTTGAAAGGCTTAAATCTGAAACTATGGATTATAAAATGTGA
- a CDS encoding RNA polymerase sigma factor RpoD/SigA has protein sequence MKVKELIIKYRKNNNSFIDAFEIYDDLESLIGKSPSIEIFKNVIAVLKDELGKEIININEVLEIEFEEDYTVNNEKEDNKSYWYKSFNENLRLIKEYKKTKDINIRNQIIVNNIKLIKKYAYKYSAKSSLEYDDLVNEGVFGMIHAIESFDTNRNNEFSTYAVYWIKQRIRRAVQDKGYIIRLPVHLNEKIEKLIRLENKFAIMGLDIDEKEICKALDITIEKYYELKKINNTFLNLSSLNAFVGDEEESELIEFIPADEEESLEDIIIKKELSKEIDLVLSTLKPREENVIRQRFGFDNGEEKTLEQVGKNLGVTRERIRQIETKAIKKLRHPIRSKRLRAYLN, from the coding sequence GTGAAAGTTAAAGAGTTAATTATTAAGTATAGAAAAAATAATAATAGTTTTATTGATGCATTTGAGATATATGACGATTTAGAAAGTTTAATAGGCAAGTCACCAAGCATTGAAATATTTAAAAATGTTATAGCCGTTTTAAAAGATGAATTAGGAAAAGAAATAATAAACATTAATGAGGTTTTAGAAATAGAATTTGAAGAAGATTATACGGTAAATAATGAAAAGGAAGATAATAAATCATACTGGTATAAAAGTTTTAATGAGAATTTAAGACTAATCAAAGAATATAAAAAGACAAAAGACATAAATATTAGAAATCAAATTATTGTAAACAATATAAAATTAATAAAAAAATATGCCTATAAATATTCAGCAAAAAGTTCTCTAGAATATGATGATTTAGTAAATGAAGGTGTTTTTGGCATGATACATGCGATTGAGAGTTTTGATACAAATAGAAATAATGAGTTTTCTACATATGCCGTTTATTGGATAAAACAAAGAATAAGAAGAGCTGTGCAAGATAAAGGTTATATTATAAGATTACCTGTACATTTAAACGAAAAAATAGAAAAATTAATTCGATTAGAAAATAAGTTTGCTATTATGGGACTAGATATTGATGAAAAAGAAATATGCAAAGCTCTTGATATTACAATTGAAAAATATTATGAACTAAAAAAAATAAACAATACTTTTTTAAATTTATCTTCTCTTAATGCTTTTGTTGGAGATGAAGAAGAATCTGAACTGATAGAGTTTATTCCTGCAGATGAAGAAGAATCTTTAGAAGATATTATTATCAAGAAAGAACTAAGTAAAGAGATAGATTTAGTTTTATCAACTTTAAAACCTAGAGAAGAAAATGTTATAAGACAAAGATTTGGATTTGATAATGGTGAGGAAAAAACCTTAGAACAAGTAGGTAAAAATTTGGGGGTTACTAGAGAGCGAATTAGACAAATAGAAACTAAAGCAATAAAAAAACTTAGACATCCAATTAGGTCAAAAAGATTAAGAGCTTACTTAAATTAA
- a CDS encoding DEAD/DEAH box helicase, which yields MANIIEKFNNSVFELLMNGNYDLYVFKNYTTKELMALYQEIPDYIIRADIREFSTYNEMDDFYRNQVIKIIMELNFGKKAVIPYELMINMIGYIDLIKDKKVLVITNPFNILNDIEINREHIEDIYVKGNDINNYEDEEIDYLFKYYDIHPVKTDNGINFCRLYRDIKVEIDNIDIYPVLGYKDEKVYEYCKVNEIKDLTGKVINLTCGFVDLDTKYNLNNYKEAFVDILEDESVYFILDGLDILLEDLVGYLISNNIKIKYITIKTEKQYSFSIYKEKVNELMKKHWKSDFRIYNAYNLLGNNPKELVKVSQEDIILEIMEQSRKARNGENFHDVFFIASTGAGKSLLYQLPSIILHEEGLVTIVVSPLRALMEDQYKEMHKLKLRHVTYINSDISYVQKQQRLEGIKKGIYSLVFVSPEFLQRIYDIRQLIGENRKVGLFVVDEAHCVTSWGRDFRADYGYLGNYIYRYRKLNSTFPILALTATAVYGGINDTVNEISKDLRLSDDTSVYMTDVKRNNIEININRLEEYDGSYREFKKQKTIQVIKKCISNDIKLLVYSPFKTISYDLYNLLDDDLKDKVAVFTGETGGQEGKRIIRQFKTGEIKCVIATKAFGMGINIKDIEMVYHFAVSGNVADYVQEIGRAARKKELIGKAVCDFNEKDFSFWKILKTISRFRTWQLRQIVQKIYQKYKDSQKNTLLISLDEFKFIDLKADNINLSNKIKQALFFIEKDFYNKFKFPIIRVYPGEEKSTYYAFIDKKDIKRKEYEEKFAKYANIVKKESYGTVVEFNLKRYYEEEVGNEKYGKIKFNFFNEKLLDEIKISPRFLIYIKLNLQYNKAYNKFCSYLDLVKEIYNELSKSSTLEQIEKQIKKKLGIGQDNDKVEKILYLMTSLLTSDKADSNSYELFYSKMNVKNNETSDDENNVVYVKKQQITDIFVKSYKDLFVKLFNHSQEYEEYLLPEFLASTQGTRVRMILAYMLELLEIGTYKVIGGNLDNIKIKVNVPDKLNVTKYVNSVLQKCYEKDNREYKTLKRMIDTCKNSDDYWEYIEDYFLGRIE from the coding sequence ATGGCTAATATTATTGAAAAATTTAATAATTCTGTTTTTGAGTTGTTAATGAATGGTAATTATGATTTATATGTTTTTAAAAACTATACAACAAAAGAATTAATGGCTTTATACCAAGAAATTCCTGATTACATAATAAGAGCTGATATTAGAGAATTTTCCACATATAATGAGATGGATGATTTTTATCGAAATCAAGTGATAAAAATTATTATGGAATTAAACTTTGGAAAAAAGGCAGTTATACCTTATGAACTTATGATAAATATGATTGGCTATATTGATTTAATAAAAGATAAAAAGGTTCTTGTGATTACTAATCCATTCAATATATTAAATGATATTGAAATAAATAGAGAACACATAGAAGATATATATGTAAAAGGAAATGATATCAATAATTATGAAGATGAAGAAATAGATTATTTATTTAAATATTATGATATACATCCAGTGAAAACAGATAATGGAATCAATTTCTGTAGATTATATAGAGATATTAAAGTAGAGATTGATAATATAGATATATATCCAGTACTAGGTTATAAAGACGAAAAGGTCTATGAATATTGTAAAGTAAATGAAATAAAGGATTTAACAGGAAAAGTTATTAATTTAACTTGTGGATTTGTAGATTTAGATACAAAATACAATTTAAATAATTATAAAGAAGCTTTTGTTGATATTTTAGAAGATGAATCAGTATATTTTATTTTAGATGGTTTAGATATTCTGCTAGAAGATTTAGTTGGTTATCTTATTTCTAACAATATCAAAATTAAATATATAACAATTAAAACAGAAAAGCAGTATAGTTTTAGTATTTATAAAGAAAAGGTTAATGAATTAATGAAAAAACATTGGAAATCTGATTTCAGAATTTATAATGCATATAATTTACTAGGAAACAATCCTAAAGAACTTGTAAAAGTTTCTCAAGAGGATATAATTTTAGAGATTATGGAACAGTCAAGGAAAGCTCGTAATGGAGAAAATTTTCATGATGTATTTTTCATAGCTTCTACAGGTGCTGGAAAGTCTTTACTTTATCAACTTCCATCTATAATACTTCATGAGGAGGGACTAGTAACCATAGTTGTTTCCCCTTTGAGAGCATTGATGGAAGATCAATATAAAGAGATGCATAAGTTAAAGTTACGACATGTTACATATATTAATTCAGATATTTCTTACGTACAAAAACAACAAAGATTAGAAGGAATTAAGAAAGGAATTTATTCTCTTGTTTTTGTATCTCCAGAGTTTTTACAAAGAATTTATGATATAAGACAGTTAATAGGCGAAAATAGGAAAGTAGGACTTTTTGTAGTAGATGAGGCCCATTGTGTAACAAGTTGGGGAAGAGATTTTAGAGCTGATTATGGATATTTAGGTAATTATATATACAGATATAGAAAATTAAACTCTACTTTTCCTATATTAGCTTTAACAGCTACTGCAGTGTATGGTGGGATTAATGATACAGTTAATGAAATTAGCAAGGACTTAAGACTGTCAGATGATACTTCAGTGTATATGACTGATGTAAAGAGAAATAATATAGAAATTAATATAAATAGATTAGAAGAATATGATGGTTCATATAGAGAATTTAAAAAGCAAAAAACTATTCAGGTAATTAAGAAATGTATAAGTAATGACATAAAACTACTTGTATATTCACCTTTTAAAACTATTAGCTATGATTTGTATAATTTATTAGATGATGATTTGAAAGATAAAGTTGCAGTTTTTACAGGTGAAACAGGAGGACAAGAAGGAAAAAGAATAATTAGACAGTTTAAAACAGGAGAGATAAAATGTGTTATAGCTACAAAAGCATTTGGAATGGGAATAAACATAAAAGATATAGAAATGGTTTATCATTTTGCTGTTTCAGGTAATGTAGCCGATTATGTTCAAGAAATCGGAAGAGCGGCAAGAAAAAAAGAATTGATAGGAAAAGCAGTTTGTGATTTTAACGAAAAAGATTTTAGTTTTTGGAAAATACTTAAAACCATATCAAGATTTAGAACATGGCAATTAAGACAAATAGTTCAAAAAATATATCAAAAATATAAAGATAGTCAAAAAAATACATTGCTTATTTCTTTAGATGAGTTTAAATTTATTGATTTAAAAGCTGATAACATCAACTTAAGCAATAAAATCAAACAAGCTCTATTTTTTATAGAAAAAGATTTTTATAATAAATTCAAATTTCCAATAATTAGGGTATATCCAGGTGAAGAAAAGTCAACTTATTATGCTTTTATAGATAAAAAGGATATCAAGAGAAAAGAATATGAAGAGAAGTTTGCAAAATATGCTAATATTGTAAAAAAAGAATCCTATGGTACGGTGGTAGAGTTTAATTTGAAGAGGTATTATGAAGAAGAGGTTGGGAATGAAAAGTATGGAAAGATAAAATTTAATTTCTTTAATGAAAAATTGTTAGATGAGATAAAGATTAGTCCAAGATTTTTAATATATATAAAATTGAATTTACAATATAATAAGGCGTATAACAAATTTTGCAGTTATCTTGATTTAGTTAAGGAAATTTATAATGAATTAAGTAAATCTTCAACTTTAGAACAGATAGAAAAACAAATAAAAAAGAAACTTGGCATAGGACAAGATAATGATAAAGTTGAAAAAATATTATATTTAATGACTTCATTACTTACTTCAGATAAAGCTGATAGCAATTCATATGAATTATTTTATAGTAAAATGAATGTAAAAAATAATGAAACAAGTGATGATGAAAATAATGTTGTTTATGTAAAGAAACAGCAAATAACAGATATTTTTGTAAAATCATATAAAGATCTTTTTGTTAAATTGTTTAATCATTCTCAGGAATATGAGGAGTATCTATTACCAGAATTTCTAGCAAGTACACAAGGCACTAGAGTTAGAATGATTCTAGCTTACATGTTAGAACTATTAGAGATAGGAACGTATAAAGTTATAGGAGGAAACTTAGATAATATCAAAATAAAAGTAAATGTACCAGATAAGCTAAATGTAACTAAGTACGTAAATTCTGTTTTACAGAAATGCTATGAGAAAGATAATAGAGAGTATAAAACTTTGAAAAGAATGATAGATACTTGTAAAAATAGCGATGACTACTGGGAATATATAGAAGACTATTTTTTAGGCCGTATCGAATAG
- a CDS encoding restriction endonuclease subunit S, which produces MGNFQKRKIGDIASITTGLVVKRKQAELPEKIIKKYKMLTLKSFEQDGWLNVEELEEFESNEMLDDKYLTQEGDVIVRLSYPNTAIVIDKDHIGLLIPSLFTVIRLETDILIPEYLSIYLNSDKMKRYYAKRLIGSAIQIIKTSMLRDVVVMFPDINQQKKVVEINKLILKEKKLLSQLIEEKNKYHKAIINKMM; this is translated from the coding sequence ATTGGGAATTTTCAAAAGAGAAAAATAGGCGATATTGCAAGTATTACTACAGGTCTTGTTGTTAAAAGAAAACAAGCAGAATTACCTGAAAAAATTATTAAAAAATATAAAATGTTAACACTAAAAAGTTTTGAACAGGATGGTTGGCTTAATGTTGAAGAACTTGAGGAATTTGAAAGCAATGAAATGCTTGATGATAAATATTTGACCCAGGAAGGAGATGTGATTGTCAGGCTTAGCTATCCCAACACAGCTATTGTTATTGATAAAGACCATATAGGATTACTGATACCTTCTCTATTTACGGTTATCAGACTAGAAACAGATATTCTAATACCTGAATATTTAAGCATCTATTTAAACAGCGATAAGATGAAACGTTACTATGCAAAAAGATTAATAGGCTCAGCAATTCAAATAATTAAAACAAGTATGCTGAGAGATGTAGTTGTAATGTTTCCTGATATTAATCAGCAAAAGAAAGTAGTAGAAATTAACAAATTAATATTAAAAGAGAAAAAGTTGCTTTCACAGCTAATTGAAGAAAAAAACAAATATCACAAAGCTATAATTAATAAAATGATGTAG
- a CDS encoding type I restriction-modification system subunit M — protein MTIKKLTQEEVNATLWRACDTFRGKIDSSIYKDYILVMLFIKYISDIYKEHKAELMAKYDNDEEMVARQMRYERFVLDEVSTFDYIYERRNQPNIGEIINEALANIEEENKTKLRGVFKNIDFNSESILGSTKERNAMLKHLLEDFKELDLRPSRLADEDVIGNAYEYMIANFASDAGKKGGEFFTPAEVSELLARLVNPQENDRIYDPTCGSGSLLIKAYKKVPSGKAQIYGQERNGQTHSLCRMNMFLHNIDDAKIEWGDTLSNPLHLDKDGKLMKFQVIVANPPFSLDKWAMGFAGEGSDKKFKMEPSLDPHKRFSWGVPPSSKGDYAFVLHMLHSLAEGGRMAVVLPHGVLFRGASEGKIRKQIIEHNLLDAVIGLPANLFYGTGIPACILVFKKNRDKKEVLFIDASGDDYYEKGKNQNKLREEDIQRIVDAYEKYENIDKFAYVATIDEIRENDYNLNIPRYVDTFEEEEMVDMEAVAENIAKIKKELAEVEMQMVKYLEEFGIN, from the coding sequence ATGACTATTAAAAAACTTACACAAGAAGAAGTTAACGCAACTTTATGGAGGGCCTGCGATACCTTCAGAGGTAAGATTGATTCATCTATTTATAAAGACTATATACTTGTAATGCTATTTATAAAATACATTAGCGATATCTATAAAGAACATAAAGCAGAATTAATGGCTAAATATGACAATGATGAAGAAATGGTTGCAAGACAAATGAGGTATGAAAGATTTGTACTTGATGAGGTTTCAACCTTTGATTACATATATGAAAGAAGGAATCAGCCAAATATTGGAGAAATTATTAATGAAGCGTTAGCCAACATTGAAGAAGAGAATAAAACTAAATTAAGAGGTGTATTTAAAAACATAGATTTCAATTCTGAATCTATACTAGGAAGTACAAAAGAACGAAATGCCATGCTAAAGCATTTGTTAGAGGATTTTAAAGAGCTTGATTTAAGACCATCAAGACTTGCTGATGAAGATGTTATCGGTAATGCTTATGAATATATGATAGCAAATTTTGCTTCAGATGCAGGTAAAAAGGGTGGAGAATTTTTTACTCCTGCAGAAGTATCAGAACTTCTAGCAAGACTTGTTAACCCACAAGAAAATGATAGAATTTATGATCCAACATGTGGTTCAGGTTCACTTCTTATTAAAGCTTATAAGAAAGTACCTTCAGGCAAGGCGCAGATTTACGGACAAGAAAGAAATGGTCAAACCCATTCTCTTTGTAGAATGAATATGTTCCTACATAATATAGATGATGCCAAAATTGAGTGGGGAGATACCCTTTCAAATCCACTGCATCTTGATAAAGATGGTAAACTTATGAAATTCCAAGTTATAGTAGCAAATCCTCCATTCTCCCTTGATAAATGGGCTATGGGTTTTGCAGGTGAAGGAAGTGACAAAAAGTTTAAAATGGAGCCTTCTTTAGACCCACATAAAAGATTTAGCTGGGGAGTTCCTCCATCATCAAAGGGAGACTATGCCTTTGTACTTCACATGCTTCATTCTTTGGCAGAAGGGGGAAGAATGGCAGTTGTATTACCTCATGGAGTATTATTTAGAGGAGCAAGTGAAGGCAAGATTAGAAAACAAATTATAGAACATAATTTACTAGATGCAGTTATAGGGCTTCCAGCAAACTTATTTTACGGAACAGGAATACCTGCTTGTATATTAGTGTTTAAAAAGAACAGAGATAAAAAAGAAGTTCTCTTTATAGATGCTTCAGGCGATGACTATTATGAAAAGGGGAAAAATCAAAATAAACTTAGAGAAGAAGATATACAGAGAATTGTAGACGCTTATGAAAAATACGAAAACATAGATAAATTTGCTTATGTGGCAACCATTGATGAAATAAGAGAAAATGACTATAACCTTAATATCCCAAGATATGTAGATACATTTGAGGAAGAAGAAATGGTTGATATGGAAGCTGTGGCAGAAAACATTGCTAAGATTAAAAAAGAACTAGCAGAAGTAGAAATGCAGATGGTGAAGTATTTGGAAGAGTTTGGAATAAATTAA